Within Thermus sp. CCB_US3_UF1, the genomic segment AGCCGGGCCCCCTCACGGAAGAGGAGTGGGCACTGATGAAAAAGCACCCCGTCTACGCCTACGAGTGGCTCTCCGGCATCCCCTTCCTGAAAAAGGCCCTGGAAATCCCCTACGGCCACCACGAGCGCTGGGACGGCTCGGGGTACCCCAGGGGCCTCAAGGGTTGGGAAATCCCCCTCGCGGCCCGCATCTTCGCCGTGGTGGACGTCTACGACGCCCTCACCTCCGACCGCCCCTACCGCCAGGCCTGGCCCAAGGAAAAGGCCCTGGCCTACCTCCAGGAGCAGGCGGGGAAACAGTTTGACCCGGAGGTGGTGCAGGCCTTTCTCCGGCTCATGGCCCTGGAGAGCGACTCCCCCCCTCATGGGGCAAAGTAGCCGCGGGCACCCTGCGCCGGGTCGGGTGGGGGAAAATGGCGGTATGGGAAAAGCCAGGGCCCTCCTCCTCCTGGTCCCCTTGGCCTTGGCCCTCTATGCCCTTTGGGGCCAAGGCCCTCCCTCCCTCTGGGCCGAGCCCGTCCAGGCCTCCCCCGAGGCCCTGCAGGAGGTCTACGCCAAGGCCCACCCCGCTGTGCTGCGCATTGAGGGCCCCGAGGGGGGACGGGGCACGGGCTTCTTTTACGCGGCCGGCCTGGTCCTCACCGCCTACCACGTGGTGGCCGAGGGAGGCCCCTTCACCCTGTTCCTGGCCGACCGGAGCCGGGTGGGGGCCCAGCTTTTGGGCTTCGCCGAGCCCCTGGACCTGGCCGTCCTGGCCACCCAGGCCAGGGCCCCGGCCCTCCTTCCCCTGGAAACGGCCAGGCGCCCCCAACCGGGGGAGGCCGTGCTCCACATCGGCAACGGGCGGAACCAGTTCATCGCCCCTCGGTATGGCCGCATTACCCGCCTCGAGGTGAGCCCCTCGGCCTTCCTGCCCCAAGGCCTGGTGGAAACCAGCCTCCCCCTGGCCCCGGGGGACTCGGGGGGGCCGGTCTTGGACGGGGAGGGGAAGGTCCTGGGGGTGGCGGTGGCCATCGGCCAGACCGAGGAGGGCTTCCGTAGCTTCTTCGCCCCCCTCCTGGGCCGGGCCGGGGTGGTGGCCGCCTTGGAGCGGGGGGAGCGGCGCTACTGGCCCTACCTAGGGCTGCGGGGCCCCAGGGCCCTCACCCCCGAGCTGGCCCGGGAGCTGGGCCTGCCCCCCGGAGGGGTGCTGGTGGGGGAGGTGGTTCCGGGCGGGGCGGCCCAGCGGGCGGGGCTCAGGGGCACGGAAAGCGGGGGGGTGCCCGACGTGATCCTGGCCGTGGACGGGACCCCGGTGCAAAGCTTTGAGGACCTCCTGAGGGAGGTGCGCAAGCGCCAGGTGGGGGAGAAGGTGCGCCTTACGGTCCGCCGCGGGGGGGAGGTCTTCCAGGTGGAGGCGGAGCTGGCCCCCTTCCCCGGGCGCTAGCCCAGCTCCCGGTAGGCCGGCACCCCGGGAAAACCCTCCGCCAGGAGGACGGCCCGGGCGATGGCCCGGGAAAGGGCGTCGGCGGCGTAGGCCCCCAGGCGCAGGAGGAGGAAGGGGTCCACCCCCCGCCCGTCCCCCAGGGCCAGGGCGAAGACCAGGTCCCCGTCCAGGGGGGTATGGGCCGGGCGCAGGGCCCGGGAGAGCCCGTCCTGGGCCATGATGGCCAGGCGCCGAGCCTGGGCCTTGGTGAGGGGGGCGTCCGTGGCCACCGCCGCCAGGGTGGTGTTCTGCCCCAGGAGAAAGGGGTAACGGTAGGTTTCCTCGCTGCCCCCATACCCCTCGAGGCGGGGCAGGAGGGCCCGTTCCCCGGGGGCCAGGAGCCCCTCGGCGTAAAGCCGGCCCGTCTTGGGGTCAAAGGGGCGGCCCAGGCTGTTCACCGCCACCAGGGCCGCCACCCGGAAGCCCTCCTCCAGGGCGTAGCCGGCAAAGCCCACCCCCCCCTTGACCCCGCCCGCCACCGCCCCTGTGCCCGCCCCCACGCTGCCCTCGGCCACCTCCCGCCCCGCGGCCAGGGCGGCCCGGTAGCCGGCCTCCGGGCCAGGCGGGCGGTGGAGGGCCCCCCGGCCCAGGTCGTAAAGGACCGCCCCAGGCACGATGGGCACAGGGCCTCCTGGGGTGGGAAACCCCTTGCCCCGCTCCCTCAGGTAGGCCACCACCCCCTCCGCCGCCGCCAGGCCGAAGGCGCTCCCCCCGGTGAGGAGGAGGGCGTGCACCCGCTCCACGGTGTTCTCTGGGGCCAGAAGGTCCGTCTCCCGGGTGCCCGGGGCCGCCCCCCGCACGTCCACCGCCCCGATGGCCCCCTCCTCCGCCAGGACCACGGTGCAGCCCGTGCGGGCCTCGAGGTCGGTGAAATGCCCCACCAAAAGGCCCTCGGGCAGGGCCTCGGCTCCCCAAAGGGCTTCCGCCATAAGGCCAGTATGGGGTAGCCTAGGGGGCAAGACAAGGAGGAACCCATGTGGGAGTACCTGGTCCACGGCGAGCCCACCCCTAGAACGAAAACCCTTCTAAAAGGCTTGGGCGAGGCCCTGGAGCGCCAGGGCTTCCGCCTGAACCCCGAGGCCGAGGCCCCCAACCTGGTCCTCAACGCCATCTCCCCCGAGAACCCCAAACCCTACCGCCGCCGGGCCCAGGCCACCTTCGTGGCCTCGGTGCTGGAGGTGCCCGACTACCCCCAAGACCCCTTGCGGGAGCTTTACCCCTACCTGGTCCGGGCCCTCTCCAACGTCCTCCTGGCCTATGCCCCGGGAAGGGGGGTGAAGTTCCTCACCCTGGAGCTTGGGCACTACGAGGAACCCGAGGGGGAGGGCTTCTACGAGCGGGTGGCCGAGCGCCTGAGGCCCATCGCCTGCAGCCGCCTGGTGATCCAGAACATCTTTGAGCCCGACCTGGAGCCCGAGCTCTGGCAGGGGGATGAGCTTACGCAAAGCCTCTACTG encodes:
- a CDS encoding S1C family serine protease, whose protein sequence is MGKARALLLLVPLALALYALWGQGPPSLWAEPVQASPEALQEVYAKAHPAVLRIEGPEGGRGTGFFYAAGLVLTAYHVVAEGGPFTLFLADRSRVGAQLLGFAEPLDLAVLATQARAPALLPLETARRPQPGEAVLHIGNGRNQFIAPRYGRITRLEVSPSAFLPQGLVETSLPLAPGDSGGPVLDGEGKVLGVAVAIGQTEEGFRSFFAPLLGRAGVVAALERGERRYWPYLGLRGPRALTPELARELGLPPGGVLVGEVVPGGAAQRAGLRGTESGGVPDVILAVDGTPVQSFEDLLREVRKRQVGEKVRLTVRRGGEVFQVEAELAPFPGR
- a CDS encoding P1 family peptidase; its protein translation is MAEALWGAEALPEGLLVGHFTDLEARTGCTVVLAEEGAIGAVDVRGAAPGTRETDLLAPENTVERVHALLLTGGSAFGLAAAEGVVAYLRERGKGFPTPGGPVPIVPGAVLYDLGRGALHRPPGPEAGYRAALAAGREVAEGSVGAGTGAVAGGVKGGVGFAGYALEEGFRVAALVAVNSLGRPFDPKTGRLYAEGLLAPGERALLPRLEGYGGSEETYRYPFLLGQNTTLAAVATDAPLTKAQARRLAIMAQDGLSRALRPAHTPLDGDLVFALALGDGRGVDPFLLLRLGAYAADALSRAIARAVLLAEGFPGVPAYRELG